From one Dermacentor silvarum isolate Dsil-2018 chromosome 3, BIME_Dsil_1.4, whole genome shotgun sequence genomic stretch:
- the LOC119444224 gene encoding uncharacterized protein LOC119444224 — MTVPLSHVRLRPDAVPSKFPNYSSYLSRKTARREDPDSKRARIENAALQKAIAESNEAFIRAREEDKVNSVSELANHLRSQGMKFWDVIERNERLLLIHIVDDEAPWLKYSVCVKGDLSVTLHVMKTAVKKLGANLCVPEIANSKRGMVELLEGIEKWDCDLMSNSVAEICEAVCLLLDQLCTSQAEDDANCIQFLKEQVTLHLSKKQHRRYSADFMMFCCIVFTISHHAYAFIRSHGSITLPHPMTIRSVCSSYGMSPQQEHQSETFLSYMTTRISDLKDDQRFVTFMVDEIHIKPYFDYKGGNITGAAINRNEAANCALVFMVRSVTCKFKEVAHIVPVHRVEAEFLQKTLKDVICGLEKIGYRVMCVVSDNSVNRKAMSLFESPPCNRIVYQHPSDPSRPLFFVIDPVHILKCIRNNWINQKNDQICFYFPEIQGDTPESERMQTASFATIRDLHSKECDQLWKYGYGLSRKALYPSSLERQDVKLALQIFNDYLPEALRALGAKHNLFSFEATATFVEIILKWWKIVNVKTPWKGERLRDHFQQPVLSIDNDPKIDFLHMFLKWLDEWKNKGFDNGTLTKETHAALEHTTYALVELARYSFEELGMSCVLFGKIQTDCLEDRFGKYRQLAGAQYHISIRQIYEVENKLRLQSTLPTVSPDQHWECVRKQVEALLPSSNVVVTSQALTKMQDVVPVLVYVAGYAVYGTLKKLKCEQCRDSLTVDKKITVSATNEHYGLVKQLDRGGLVYPSMFALNAVAHSYVVVEQLATEPALLMMPEKRQVVTKMTLQLLASEEQSDFDTCENGHTVELVFKHILRCSTNILLKNFCRK; from the coding sequence atgacagtGCCGCTATCTCATGTGCGCCTTCGCCCAGACGCTGTACCGTCGAAGTTCCCGAATTATTCGAGCTACTTGTCCAGAAAGACCGCGAGGAGGGAAGATCCTGACTCCAAGCGCGCGCGAATAGAGAATGCAGCCCTTCAGAAAGCCATCGCTGAATCCAACGAGGCATTTATCAGAGCACGCGAGGAGGATAAAGTCAACAGTGTGAGCGAACTTGCCAACCACTTAAGGAGCCAAGGGATGAAGTTCTGGGATGTTatcgaaagaaatgaaaggctTCTTCTCATTCACATTGTCGACGATGAAGCACCGTGGTTGAAATACTCTGTTTGCGTTAAAGGAGATTTGAGCGTGACACTACACGTTATGAAAACGGCCGTAAAAAAGCTCGGTGCAAATCTCTGCGTTCCCGAAATCGCTAACAGTAAAAGGGGTATGGTGGAACTCCTGGAAGGCATCGAGAAGTGGGACTGTGACCTGATGTCCAACTCAGTCGCCGAAATTTGCGAGGCTGTTTGTTTACTGCTTGATCAGCTTTGCACGTCCCAAGCAGAAGATGACGCCAACTGTATTCAATTTCTGAAAGAGCAAGTCACCTTGCACCTATCGAAAAAACAGCACAGGCGCTACTCTGCTGATTTCATGATGTTTTGCTGTATTGTTTTCACTATATCGCACCATGCATACGCGTTCATACGTAGCCATGGAAGCATCACCTTGCCGCATCCTATGACGATAAGATCAGTGTGCTCGTCTTATGGTATGAGTCCTCAACAAGAGCATCAGAGTGAAACATTCCTCAGCTACATGACAACAAGAATTTCTGACCTGAAAGATGACCAGCGCTTTGTCACATTTATGGTTGATGAAATACATATAAAACCTTACTTTGACTACAAAGGAGGCAATATTACCGGCGCTGCAATTAATAGAAATGAAGCTGCTAACTGTGCGCTCGTTTTCATGGTGCGCAGCGTGACGTGTAAATTCAAAGAAGTTGCGCACATCGTGCCGGTGCACCGagtagaggcggagttcctgcaaaagacgcttaaagacgtgatttgtgggctggaaaagattgggtaccgggttatgtgcgtcgtcagcgacaactctgtgaacagaaaagcgatgtcacttttcgaatcacctccgtgtaacagaattgtgtACCAACATCCATCAGACCCTTCAAGGCCGCTGTTCTTCGTTATAGACCCAGTGCACATTCTAAAATGCATACGAAATAACTGGATCAATCAGAAGAATGACCAAATTTGTTTCTACTTCCCGGAGATCCAAGGAGACACACCAGAATCAGAGCGAATGCAAACAGCGTCATTTGCAACAATCAGGGATCTTCACAGCAAAGAGTGTGACCAGCTGTGGAAATATGGCTATGGGCTGTCAAGAAAAGCCCTCTACCCTTCGAGTCTTGAAAGGCAGGACGTAAAGCTTGCTTTACAAATCTTCAATGACTATTTACCAGAGGCGTTACGTGCTCTTGGAGCAAAGCACAACCTATTCTCTTTCGAGGCCACGGCTACATTCGTCGAGATCATACTCAAGTGGTGGAAAATTGTAAACGTCAAAACTCCATGGAAGGGAGAAAGGCTTAGAGATCACTTCCAACAACCAGTGCTTTCCATTGATAACGATCCAAAAATTGACTTCTTGCACATGTTTCTGAAGTGGCTGGATGAGTGGAAGAACAAAGGTTTTGACAACGGTACTCTGACAAAGGAGACTCACGCTGCTCTCGAACACACCACCTATGCGCTTGTTGAGCTCGCTAGGTACAGCTTCGAAGAGCTTGGAATGTCATGTGTTCTTTTTGGGAAGATTCAGACAGACTGCCTTGAAGATCGGTTTGGAAAGTATAGGCAGCTGGCAGGTGCGCAATATCACATCTCCATCAGGCAGATATATGAAGTCGAAAACAAGCTGCGCCTGCAGAGCACCTTGCCTACAGTTTCCCCTGACCAGCACTGGGAATGTGTCCGAAAGCAAGTCGAGGCATTGCTTCCCAGCAGCAACGTTGTTGTTACCAGCCAGGCTCTTACGAAGATGCAGGACGTCGTCCCAGTCCTCGTCTACGTTGCAGGTTATGCAGTATACGGGACCCTTAAAAAGTTGAAGTGCGAGCAATGCAGGGACTCGTTGACCGTGGACAAGAAGATCACAGTCTCTGCCACAAACGAACATTATGGTCTTGTGAAGCAGCTGGACCGAGGAGGTTTAGTTTATCCATCAATGTTTGCACTTAACGCAGTTGCTCATAGCTACGTTGTAGTAGAGCAGCTCGCtacagagccagcactgcttatgatgcctgaaaaacgccaggtggtaacgaaaatgacgctacaattgctggctagtgaagagcagtccgacttcgatacgtgtgagaatggccacacagttgaattagtgtttaaacacatcctgcggtgcagcaccaacattctgctaaagaacttttgtaggaag